The following are encoded in a window of Bacillus sp. SORGH_AS_0510 genomic DNA:
- a CDS encoding molybdopterin oxidoreductase family protein → MSWNDESRVDMNVYSQGEVDKWVYSTCNICSIGCGCYIAVKDNKIVGIKGNADHPINRGRLGPKGENQWYANNSPERLLTPLIRKHGTLVPASWDEALTLIVQKTKQTLDTFGGNGVAIYSTGQSTIETYYTIGKIGRAGLRSHLLDANTRLCTSTTEWALLQSFGADGVPASMDDVDMADTLMLFGHNPAETGTVLFERIMKRKRETGSPYLIVVDVRKTLTAKEADLFLQLNPGTNLALLNGILHLIIREGVLDHPFIRNHTIHFDEMKKSVEPWTTELTAQVTGVPVEQIRKAAEVLGRTPTLVSTTLQGAYQSVDATSSCVAINNLHLMRGLIGKPGCGPFHMAGQPSSSSNRTVGGVGTYPGNRNSDNPKHIEEMARLWNVDPTHLEVGPEKGIEEIVHLMEQGKVGVFWNINTNPMVSLPNRKRARKAFEKTFVVVQDAFLTETTEVADVVLPVAIWGEKEGTMENTDRTINLLTKAVDPPNGVLSDFDILLEFAKRMEFKDKDGSPLISYRTPEECFEEWKGISRGRPSDMSGITYEKLMKYNGLRWPVNEEHPLGTPRLYSDFKFHTTADDAQSYGKVLFTGRPRTKEEFERLQANGRAIMYATHYVPPAEQPREKFPLWLTTGRLVWHWHTRTKTGRSPYLQMIAPQGYVEIHVKDAEDLGLIPGEVVRVVSPRGSIKVPARIVDTVKQGVVFVPFHYGTWENDEAANELTVDFTDPLSKQPTFKQSSCRVETLRKRYRVSSSDKLEQIAAENRLTLEELARINRMMPPYRADIGSEVEVPLSRVNVEIPPYMPYRNIERWPHFGDSPPLL, encoded by the coding sequence ATGTCTTGGAATGATGAATCCAGGGTCGATATGAATGTGTACTCCCAAGGAGAAGTAGATAAATGGGTGTATAGCACTTGCAATATTTGTTCCATCGGTTGCGGCTGCTACATCGCTGTGAAGGATAACAAAATTGTGGGGATAAAGGGGAATGCGGATCACCCTATCAACAGGGGGAGATTAGGACCGAAAGGGGAAAATCAGTGGTACGCCAATAACAGTCCTGAGCGGTTGCTCACACCGTTAATCCGGAAACATGGCACGCTGGTTCCGGCCTCATGGGACGAAGCGTTAACCCTCATTGTTCAAAAAACAAAACAAACCCTCGACACGTTCGGGGGAAATGGAGTCGCGATTTATTCTACCGGTCAGTCCACGATCGAAACCTATTATACGATTGGAAAAATCGGAAGAGCGGGGCTTCGTTCCCATCTGTTAGATGCCAATACGCGATTGTGTACGTCTACCACTGAATGGGCGCTCTTGCAATCCTTTGGTGCGGATGGCGTACCAGCTTCCATGGACGATGTGGACATGGCGGATACGCTCATGCTGTTTGGGCATAACCCTGCAGAGACGGGAACCGTTCTTTTTGAACGAATCATGAAACGGAAGAGGGAGACGGGGTCGCCGTATCTGATTGTTGTGGATGTGAGAAAAACATTAACAGCAAAGGAAGCGGATTTATTTTTACAATTAAATCCTGGAACTAATTTGGCGCTGTTAAATGGCATCCTTCATCTGATCATTCGTGAAGGCGTGCTTGACCATCCATTTATTCGAAACCATACGATTCATTTCGATGAGATGAAAAAATCGGTGGAGCCGTGGACGACGGAGCTCACTGCACAAGTCACAGGTGTGCCGGTGGAGCAGATTCGGAAAGCGGCGGAAGTGTTGGGGCGAACACCAACCCTTGTATCTACCACCCTTCAAGGTGCCTATCAAAGTGTAGACGCGACCAGTTCGTGTGTCGCGATTAATAATTTGCACCTAATGAGAGGATTAATTGGAAAACCGGGATGTGGTCCGTTCCATATGGCTGGCCAGCCGAGTTCTTCTTCTAATCGAACGGTGGGTGGTGTGGGTACCTATCCCGGTAATCGAAATTCGGATAATCCGAAACATATAGAAGAAATGGCTCGCTTATGGAATGTCGACCCGACGCATCTTGAAGTGGGGCCAGAGAAGGGGATTGAAGAGATTGTCCATTTGATGGAGCAGGGGAAGGTGGGCGTGTTTTGGAACATCAATACGAATCCCATGGTTTCGCTTCCGAATCGCAAACGAGCGAGGAAGGCTTTTGAAAAAACATTTGTGGTCGTGCAAGATGCCTTTTTAACGGAGACGACGGAAGTGGCTGATGTCGTGCTGCCTGTTGCCATTTGGGGAGAAAAAGAAGGAACGATGGAAAATACCGACCGGACCATTAACCTTTTAACGAAGGCAGTTGATCCGCCAAATGGGGTATTATCTGATTTTGACATTTTGCTGGAATTCGCTAAACGCATGGAGTTTAAGGATAAGGATGGCAGCCCGCTGATTTCGTATCGGACGCCAGAGGAATGCTTTGAAGAGTGGAAGGGGATTTCTAGGGGAAGACCGAGTGATATGTCGGGTATTACGTATGAAAAATTAATGAAATACAATGGTCTGAGGTGGCCGGTCAATGAGGAGCATCCGCTTGGTACGCCGAGGTTGTATAGTGATTTTAAGTTTCACACGACGGCGGATGATGCGCAAAGCTATGGCAAGGTTCTTTTTACTGGAAGGCCACGGACGAAGGAGGAGTTTGAACGTCTCCAGGCCAATGGAAGAGCCATTATGTATGCGACCCATTATGTTCCGCCGGCGGAGCAGCCAAGAGAGAAGTTTCCGCTTTGGTTAACCACGGGTCGTCTTGTCTGGCATTGGCATACGCGGACAAAAACGGGGCGGTCGCCTTATCTGCAAATGATTGCCCCTCAAGGGTATGTGGAAATCCATGTGAAGGATGCGGAGGACTTGGGGCTGATTCCGGGAGAGGTGGTTCGGGTTGTTTCCCCGAGAGGCAGCATCAAGGTTCCTGCTAGAATTGTAGATACCGTGAAACAGGGGGTGGTATTTGTCCCTTTTCATTACGGAACATGGGAAAACGATGAGGCGGCGAATGAATTAACCGTTGATTTTACGGATCCTTTATCCAAACAGCCAACCTTCAAGCAGTCCTCCTGCCGGGTGGAGACGTTGAGGAAACGGTACCGGGTTAGTTCTTCCGATAAGTTAGAACAGATTGCGGCTGAGAATCGCTTAACGCTAGAGGAGTTGGCCCGAATCAACCGAATGATGCCACCATATCGGGCGGACATCGGAAGTGAAGTAGAAGTCCCGCTTTCCAGAGTGAATGTAGAGATCCCCCCATATATGCCATATCGGAACATTGAAAGATGGCCACATTTTGGGGACAGTCCCCCACTGCTTTAA
- the nagA gene encoding N-acetylglucosamine-6-phosphate deacetylase: protein MNHESKAIVLKGMQLYTEDQIIEKGYIHWQDQKIIAVGPIAECPHIEGADVIYVPSTFKAIPGLIDIHIHGVNGADVMDATTEALETMATALPKEGTTSFLATTMTQSHTAIEKALQNAGNFIQNQQSSGQAEVLGVHLEGPYVNKSKAGAQPIDFIVDANIEQLEKWNTLTKQSIKVVTLAPEQPGGMEMVKYLHEHDIIASIGHSDATYEEVMQAIKAGAKHVTHLYNQMRGLHHREPGVVGAAFLQEELTAEIIADGVHSRPEMVKLAYQQKGKTGLILITDSMRAKCLKNGVYDLGGQAVTVADGRALLHDGTLAGSILKLGHAMKNMIDFTNCSLEDTIQMASVNPAKQLDVFDRKGSITSGKDADIVLLDEELEVALTFCRGELAYDRGGERQ from the coding sequence ATGAATCATGAAAGTAAAGCTATTGTGCTGAAAGGCATGCAACTATATACAGAAGATCAAATCATTGAAAAAGGCTACATTCACTGGCAGGATCAAAAAATTATCGCGGTTGGACCGATTGCAGAATGTCCACATATAGAAGGTGCGGACGTGATTTACGTTCCTTCTACCTTTAAAGCCATCCCCGGTCTCATCGATATTCATATCCACGGTGTCAATGGTGCGGACGTGATGGATGCCACAACCGAAGCCTTGGAAACCATGGCAACGGCTCTGCCGAAAGAAGGAACAACCAGCTTCTTAGCTACCACCATGACCCAGAGCCATACTGCTATTGAAAAAGCACTACAAAATGCAGGGAATTTTATCCAGAACCAACAATCTTCCGGTCAGGCAGAAGTTCTTGGCGTCCATCTCGAAGGACCGTATGTCAACAAATCTAAAGCCGGTGCTCAGCCCATTGATTTCATTGTCGATGCGAACATCGAGCAATTGGAAAAGTGGAACACGTTAACGAAACAATCGATTAAAGTCGTCACTTTAGCACCGGAACAGCCAGGCGGCATGGAAATGGTGAAATACTTACACGAACACGATATCATTGCCTCGATTGGCCATTCGGACGCCACTTATGAAGAAGTGATGCAAGCCATCAAGGCAGGCGCAAAGCATGTCACTCATCTATATAATCAAATGCGCGGCTTGCACCATCGCGAACCCGGCGTCGTTGGCGCGGCATTTTTACAAGAGGAATTAACAGCAGAAATTATCGCAGATGGCGTCCATTCCAGACCGGAAATGGTGAAGTTGGCTTATCAACAAAAAGGAAAAACAGGATTAATCTTAATCACAGATTCCATGCGGGCCAAATGCTTGAAAAATGGCGTCTATGACCTTGGCGGCCAAGCGGTAACGGTAGCAGACGGACGAGCGCTTTTACACGACGGAACCCTTGCCGGCAGCATCCTAAAACTCGGTCATGCGATGAAAAACATGATTGATTTCACGAATTGCTCCTTGGAAGACACCATCCAAATGGCCTCCGTTAATCCTGCGAAACAACTGGATGTCTTTGATCGAAAAGGAAGCATCACGAGCGGTAAAGACGCGGACATCGTGCTATTGGATGAGGAATTGGAAGTTGCCCTGACCTTTTGCCGTGGGGAACTTGCTTATGATCGAGGGGGAGAACGTCAATGA
- a CDS encoding transglycosylase domain-containing protein: protein MSEETYRYRQERKQAEKTRESQLRNKKSPKKGSLLKKVLISCLILAVVSIGIVTVAIGGMIKDTPKLDPSKLADPLSTKFYDKNGQFLYEYGKEKRTKITYAQVPKMLEHAFIATEDARFYQHSGVDIKGTLRAIFENVTGNFGSQGGSTITQQVIKNSFLTPQKTIKRKVQEWDLAYQLEQKYSKQDIFMMYLNKIYLGAGAYGVATAAKTYYGIDANHLKELTLPEMAMLAGLPQSPSNYDPTKPEHKEAATKRRNIVLGAMYKQGYISKKEMKDAMKVPVTEGLVAKSNQQGMPYEAFLDAAVKEVKGKLKNVDIHTDGVSIYTTLDPKAQEYADKIMNTNTIISYPNENFQGAFVFLDTKTGEVRAIGSGRNDYKASFLGNNFAINLKRQPGSSFKPILDYGPAIEKLKWSTAHQIDDKETTYSNGQPISNWDHQYHGKLTIRTALQWSYNIPALLTLREVGMGDAKTFAEGLGLTFDHEQVYESYAIGSNTVNPLEMAGAYSAFGNNGVYNKPHFVQKVVFPDGKVVNFTPKPKQVMHDYTAYMVTDMLRTVVNSGTGTTANVPGIDVAGKTGTTNFDDKTIAQFGYPSKATNDSWMVGYTPQYSMAVWTGYSKNGSGNYMLGNDTKISQLMFKAMMQTFATDPSKFQQPSNVYQVNNELYIKGSSDIPPPLPKNDNKGNPPGGHEKMKPKPGGGAKPKPGGPKPKHNGGKHKPGGHKH from the coding sequence ATGTCAGAGGAAACGTATCGTTATCGTCAGGAGCGAAAACAAGCTGAAAAAACAAGGGAGAGTCAACTAAGAAACAAAAAGTCTCCTAAAAAAGGATCATTGTTAAAAAAAGTGCTAATTAGTTGCTTGATACTCGCTGTTGTTTCAATAGGAATAGTCACAGTGGCAATCGGGGGAATGATTAAGGATACGCCTAAATTAGATCCTTCGAAATTAGCCGATCCACTTTCTACAAAATTTTATGATAAAAATGGCCAATTTCTCTATGAATACGGGAAAGAGAAGAGGACAAAAATCACGTATGCTCAAGTTCCCAAAATGTTAGAGCACGCATTCATTGCGACGGAAGACGCACGTTTTTATCAACACAGCGGTGTCGATATTAAAGGAACACTTAGAGCCATTTTTGAAAATGTTACCGGGAATTTTGGTTCACAGGGTGGAAGTACAATTACACAGCAGGTAATCAAAAACTCATTTTTGACCCCTCAGAAAACAATAAAGCGAAAAGTGCAGGAATGGGACTTGGCCTATCAGCTGGAACAAAAATATTCAAAGCAAGATATTTTCATGATGTATTTAAATAAGATTTACCTTGGAGCCGGGGCATATGGAGTGGCAACAGCCGCGAAAACCTACTATGGAATCGATGCCAATCACTTAAAGGAATTGACACTTCCGGAAATGGCAATGCTGGCCGGTCTCCCACAAAGCCCAAGTAATTATGATCCAACTAAACCTGAGCACAAAGAAGCTGCGACGAAACGCCGTAATATTGTTCTAGGCGCTATGTACAAACAAGGGTACATTTCTAAGAAAGAAATGAAGGATGCCATGAAAGTTCCAGTTACAGAAGGACTTGTGGCGAAAAGTAATCAACAAGGTATGCCATATGAAGCGTTCTTGGATGCTGCTGTAAAAGAAGTGAAAGGAAAGCTTAAGAACGTAGACATCCACACGGATGGTGTGTCTATTTATACCACCCTAGATCCGAAAGCACAGGAATATGCGGATAAAATCATGAACACCAATACGATTATTTCTTATCCCAATGAAAATTTTCAGGGGGCTTTCGTTTTTTTAGATACAAAAACGGGGGAAGTTCGTGCCATTGGAAGTGGAAGAAACGACTATAAAGCGTCATTTCTAGGGAACAACTTTGCGATTAATTTAAAGCGCCAGCCCGGGTCCTCGTTTAAGCCGATTCTTGATTATGGCCCGGCTATTGAAAAGTTAAAATGGTCTACTGCGCATCAAATTGACGATAAGGAAACCACCTATTCAAATGGGCAGCCCATTTCAAACTGGGATCATCAATATCATGGAAAGCTGACCATCAGAACGGCTCTCCAATGGTCCTACAATATTCCCGCCCTTCTCACACTAAGGGAAGTCGGAATGGGAGATGCGAAGACCTTTGCTGAAGGACTTGGTCTTACATTTGACCATGAACAAGTATATGAATCCTATGCAATCGGAAGTAATACAGTTAATCCGTTAGAGATGGCAGGAGCCTACAGTGCCTTTGGAAATAATGGAGTATATAATAAACCGCATTTTGTTCAAAAAGTAGTCTTTCCGGATGGAAAAGTCGTTAATTTTACCCCGAAACCAAAACAAGTTATGCATGATTACACAGCATACATGGTGACAGATATGCTGCGGACTGTTGTAAACTCTGGAACAGGAACGACAGCAAATGTCCCTGGGATTGATGTTGCAGGAAAAACGGGCACAACAAATTTTGACGATAAGACGATTGCACAGTTCGGATACCCGTCCAAGGCTACGAATGATAGTTGGATGGTTGGGTATACCCCACAATATTCAATGGCTGTTTGGACTGGTTATTCGAAAAATGGTTCTGGGAACTATATGCTGGGCAATGATACGAAAATTTCCCAACTTATGTTTAAAGCGATGATGCAAACATTCGCCACAGACCCATCCAAATTCCAGCAACCAAGTAACGTTTATCAAGTTAATAATGAGCTTTATATTAAAGGATCTAGCGATATTCCACCACCGCTACCAAAAAACGACAATAAAGGTAACCCTCCTGGAGGTCATGAGAAAATGAAACCTAAACCTGGTGGTGGTGCGAAGCCTAAACCAGGAGGCCCCAAACCTAAGCATAATGGTGGAAAACATAAACCAGGGGGCCATAAACATTAA
- a CDS encoding class I SAM-dependent methyltransferase, with amino-acid sequence MENNVFEELAKRYDTEERMELAKVIVKEVRPELQNSKSKSLIDYGSGTGLVSLELTDLVDSVLLVDSSKQMLEVAEAKISHGELTNAKVLYSDFTQGTPELKTDIVLMSLVLLHIPDTGKILQELFNILNHGGKLLIIDFDKNESINHPKVHNGFSHEELKERLSEVGFQSIEMKTFYHGHSIFMKQDASMFISSSIK; translated from the coding sequence ATGGAAAATAACGTGTTTGAAGAGTTGGCAAAAAGATATGATACGGAAGAAAGAATGGAATTAGCGAAAGTGATCGTGAAGGAAGTAAGACCTGAATTACAAAATAGCAAATCAAAATCTTTAATTGACTATGGGAGTGGAACGGGTCTAGTTAGCTTAGAATTAACCGATTTAGTGGATTCCGTTTTGTTGGTGGATTCATCCAAACAAATGTTGGAGGTTGCGGAAGCTAAAATTTCTCATGGAGAATTAACCAACGCAAAAGTGCTTTATTCTGATTTTACCCAAGGAACGCCTGAACTGAAGACAGACATTGTGTTAATGTCGCTTGTCCTTCTTCACATTCCGGATACCGGGAAAATTTTACAAGAGTTGTTCAATATTCTAAATCATGGTGGCAAGCTACTTATTATTGATTTTGACAAAAATGAAAGTATTAACCACCCAAAAGTGCATAACGGTTTTTCACATGAAGAACTGAAAGAGAGATTATCCGAAGTAGGATTTCAATCCATTGAAATGAAGACATTCTATCATGGCCATAGTATCTTCATGAAACAAGACGCCTCCATGTTTATATCCAGTAGTATAAAGTGA
- a CDS encoding N-acetylmannosamine-6-phosphate 2-epimerase, whose amino-acid sequence MHEVLEKIRDGLVVSCQALEGEPLHSSYIMGRMAVAAREGGAVGIRANSVSDILEIKKQVNLPVIGIIKQVYDNQPVFITPTMKEIDALAETGVEIIATDATNRIRPDGKDLATFYQEVRAKYPELLLMADVSTVEEAIFAEELGFDIVAPTLYGYTEETNGLKIDDQEYEVIKQIVKEVKHAKVIAEGNVSTPEIARKVLDIGVHAVVVGGAITRPQVITKRFVEAMQK is encoded by the coding sequence ATGCATGAAGTTTTAGAGAAGATTAGGGATGGTTTAGTGGTTTCCTGCCAAGCGTTAGAAGGGGAGCCGCTGCATAGTTCATACATTATGGGTCGTATGGCAGTAGCTGCAAGAGAAGGAGGCGCGGTTGGCATTCGTGCCAACTCCGTCTCTGATATTCTCGAAATTAAAAAACAAGTCAATCTGCCTGTCATCGGCATTATCAAACAAGTATACGATAACCAACCGGTTTTCATTACGCCGACAATGAAAGAAATCGATGCTTTGGCTGAGACCGGTGTTGAAATCATTGCGACTGATGCAACGAATCGTATCCGTCCCGATGGAAAAGACTTAGCAACTTTTTACCAAGAAGTTCGCGCGAAGTATCCGGAACTTCTCCTGATGGCGGACGTCTCTACGGTTGAAGAAGCAATTTTTGCAGAGGAGTTAGGGTTTGATATTGTGGCCCCAACCTTATACGGATACACGGAAGAGACAAACGGCTTGAAAATCGATGACCAAGAATATGAAGTGATTAAGCAAATCGTCAAAGAAGTGAAGCACGCAAAAGTGATCGCAGAGGGGAATGTTTCCACGCCGGAAATTGCCCGTAAAGTACTAGATATCGGTGTTCACGCGGTGGTTGTCGGCGGGGCGATTACCAGACCACAGGTGATCACGAAACGATTTGTCGAGGCGATGCAAAAATAA
- a CDS encoding MurR/RpiR family transcriptional regulator: MEYLGENLLHGIACTMGKFTSSEADLAKYIIENPDEASQLSISQIAKKIHISPATITRFCQKISFSGFNEFKHELKRYIDLRNKPTTTSDIKEIDYFSNLYQNHLEIIETTFQKMTYTDIQQAVSLLNEAQKVHVYGIGNSGIAAQEFKWKFFRIGVQVDSITDPHQAVMDAALCTDKSLVLGISVSGKTKEVIDAVKIAKKQGAKILAITSDKKSELSQLADYTLLVMSKSSMHMGQNISPTLPLFLLFDLIYTELIAKDYVNRIQIRDRTLQALSGDSPPAL; encoded by the coding sequence ATGGAATATCTCGGTGAGAACCTTCTTCATGGGATCGCCTGCACAATGGGGAAATTTACAAGCTCTGAGGCGGATTTAGCTAAATATATTATCGAAAATCCTGATGAGGCCAGCCAACTATCGATCAGTCAAATCGCGAAAAAAATTCATATTTCACCGGCTACGATTACCCGTTTTTGTCAGAAGATTTCTTTTTCAGGCTTTAATGAATTTAAGCACGAGCTAAAGCGATATATCGATTTACGGAACAAGCCGACAACGACCAGTGATATTAAGGAGATTGATTACTTTTCGAATCTCTATCAAAACCATTTAGAAATTATCGAAACGACTTTTCAAAAAATGACCTATACAGATATTCAGCAGGCTGTATCTCTTTTAAACGAGGCACAGAAGGTTCATGTATACGGGATTGGCAACTCTGGCATTGCGGCGCAAGAGTTTAAATGGAAGTTTTTTCGAATCGGGGTCCAAGTCGACTCGATTACGGACCCACATCAAGCGGTGATGGATGCGGCTTTATGCACTGATAAGAGTCTAGTCCTTGGGATTTCTGTTTCAGGGAAAACCAAGGAAGTGATCGATGCGGTTAAAATCGCCAAGAAACAAGGGGCAAAGATTCTGGCGATTACCAGTGATAAGAAATCGGAACTCTCCCAGTTAGCTGATTACACCCTTCTAGTCATGAGTAAAAGTAGCATGCATATGGGACAAAATATCTCCCCAACCCTGCCGCTGTTCTTGCTCTTTGACCTAATTTACACAGAGCTTATCGCCAAAGACTACGTCAACCGGATTCAAATCCGCGATCGAACATTGCAGGCATTGAGTGGGGACAGTCCCCCAGCGCTTTAA
- a CDS encoding maltose/glucose-specific PTS transporter subunit IIC, with translation MKKAFEKAQQFGKSFMLPIAVLPAAGLLLGIGGALSNPNTVAAYPFLDISWLQAIFTIMSAAGSIVFGNLPIIFAVGVAIGLARSDKATAGLAAMIGYFVMNSTINALLSLTGELTKDNLAGAGQGMAVGIQTLETGVFGGIIVGIVAAVLHNKYNKIQLPQVLGFFGGSRFIPIVVSFASIFIGAILFVIWPYFQAFINQLGSIVTSTGAVGTLFYGFILRMLGPLGLHHIFYLPFWQTALGGTMEIGGKLVSGTQNIFFAQLGDPSTTQYYEGVSRFMSGRFITMMFGLPGAALAIYHCSKKKNRKVVAGILLSAALTSFLTGITEPLEFSFLFVAPLLYVVHAIFDGFAFMMADLFNITVGQTFSGGFIDFILFGVLQGVDKTNWPYVLVVGIPWFFLYYFTFKFLIRKKNFKVIGREDEEQAVAEQVSATDRAKTIVEGLGGPKNIEVVDCCATRLRVTIKDEALVKDDVIKQTGSKGIVKKGTGVQIIYGPQVTIVKNEVEEYLGQ, from the coding sequence ATGAAAAAAGCTTTTGAAAAAGCGCAGCAATTTGGTAAATCGTTCATGCTTCCGATCGCGGTTTTACCAGCGGCGGGTTTGTTATTAGGTATAGGTGGAGCGCTGTCGAATCCGAATACGGTTGCAGCATATCCATTTTTAGATATTAGTTGGCTGCAGGCCATTTTCACCATTATGAGTGCAGCGGGTTCGATTGTATTCGGTAACCTACCGATTATTTTTGCGGTAGGGGTAGCGATTGGGTTAGCCCGGTCCGATAAAGCGACGGCCGGATTAGCTGCCATGATTGGGTACTTTGTTATGAATAGTACCATTAATGCACTACTTTCCCTAACTGGTGAACTGACAAAAGACAATCTGGCTGGAGCTGGACAAGGGATGGCGGTCGGTATCCAGACATTAGAAACGGGTGTGTTTGGCGGGATCATCGTCGGGATTGTCGCAGCCGTGCTGCATAATAAATACAATAAAATTCAGCTTCCTCAAGTGTTAGGATTCTTTGGGGGCTCTCGCTTTATTCCGATTGTCGTTTCGTTTGCGTCAATTTTTATAGGAGCGATTCTGTTTGTTATCTGGCCTTATTTCCAAGCTTTCATTAATCAGCTTGGTTCAATTGTGACAAGCACAGGGGCCGTCGGTACTCTTTTCTACGGATTTATTTTACGTATGCTTGGGCCGCTTGGTTTACATCATATTTTCTATCTTCCATTCTGGCAAACCGCGCTTGGCGGCACGATGGAAATTGGCGGGAAACTTGTAAGCGGTACACAAAATATCTTCTTTGCTCAGTTGGGTGACCCTTCGACCACTCAATATTACGAAGGCGTATCCCGATTCATGTCGGGTCGTTTTATCACGATGATGTTTGGTTTACCAGGTGCCGCATTGGCGATTTATCATTGCTCGAAAAAGAAGAATAGAAAAGTCGTAGCGGGTATTTTGTTATCTGCCGCGTTAACATCCTTTTTAACAGGAATCACCGAGCCACTTGAATTCAGTTTCTTATTCGTGGCACCGCTTCTATATGTAGTTCATGCGATTTTCGACGGGTTTGCTTTTATGATGGCCGATCTTTTCAATATTACGGTTGGACAAACGTTCTCAGGCGGATTCATTGATTTCATTTTATTCGGGGTACTTCAAGGTGTTGACAAAACCAACTGGCCATATGTGTTAGTGGTAGGGATTCCATGGTTCTTCTTATACTATTTTACGTTCAAGTTCTTAATTAGGAAAAAGAATTTCAAAGTGATTGGCCGAGAAGACGAAGAACAGGCAGTTGCGGAGCAGGTGTCCGCTACGGATCGGGCGAAGACAATTGTCGAGGGATTAGGCGGTCCGAAAAACATTGAGGTAGTCGATTGCTGCGCGACTCGTCTGCGTGTAACCATTAAGGACGAGGCTTTGGTGAAGGACGATGTGATTAAACAAACGGGTTCAAAAGGAATCGTGAAAAAAGGAACAGGCGTACAAATTATTTACGGACCACAGGTTACGATTGTGAAGAACGAGGTTGAGGAGTATTTAGGGCAGTAA
- the nagB gene encoding glucosamine-6-phosphate deaminase: MKIIHVKNYEEMSQKAAEYLIEKIRRNPAITLGLATGGTPVGLYDELVKDHQTNQTSYQDVTTFNLDEYMGLSGEDPNSYRYFMNQQLFNRIDIPKANTHVPLGDTKDPQQQCSDYETLLKNHGGIDLQILGIGSNGHIGFNEPGTSFQSETHIVELAPTTREANARFFNSLNEVPTQAITMGIASILRSKEILLLISGENKQDALAKLIHGEVSEDFPASVLRNHPHVTIIADEAAIGTIVV; this comes from the coding sequence ATGAAGATTATACATGTGAAAAATTATGAAGAAATGAGTCAAAAAGCCGCGGAGTATCTAATCGAAAAAATTCGCCGCAATCCTGCCATCACTCTTGGGTTAGCAACAGGCGGAACTCCGGTTGGCTTATATGATGAATTGGTGAAGGACCATCAAACTAACCAAACTTCCTATCAAGACGTCACCACGTTTAACTTGGATGAATACATGGGCCTTTCTGGTGAAGACCCTAACAGTTACCGTTATTTCATGAACCAGCAATTATTTAATCGGATTGATATCCCAAAGGCCAATACCCACGTTCCTTTAGGAGATACAAAGGATCCGCAGCAGCAATGCAGCGACTATGAAACCCTTTTGAAAAATCATGGCGGGATTGACCTGCAAATCCTTGGCATCGGCAGCAACGGTCATATTGGTTTTAATGAGCCAGGGACCTCCTTTCAATCCGAAACACATATTGTCGAACTAGCACCTACGACACGCGAGGCCAACGCCAGATTTTTCAACAGTCTGAATGAAGTGCCTACGCAAGCGATTACCATGGGGATTGCGAGCATTCTGCGCAGCAAAGAAATTCTATTGCTGATTTCAGGCGAGAACAAACAAGACGCGTTGGCAAAGCTAATACATGGTGAAGTGAGCGAAGACTTTCCTGCCTCGGTCTTGAGGAATCACCCACATGTGACCATTATCGCGGATGAGGCGGCGATCGGAACTATCGTTGTATAA